A genome region from Arachis duranensis cultivar V14167 chromosome 6, aradu.V14167.gnm2.J7QH, whole genome shotgun sequence includes the following:
- the LOC127748347 gene encoding uncharacterized protein LOC127748347 — protein MKPPVSSSPSPRRVIPTPRVRLADPPQSSATASGAPPLKKLKTSEPFNLGAPDFDAIEFVDQQIAPYGGLSMDDVSLLQHLDFITKNSVKMAHMGADERIICIFWLKLRDLSKNLIQRPKRTADAVGF, from the exons ATGAAGCCGCCCGTGTCGAGTTCCCCTAGCCCGAGGAGGGTGATCCCTACTCCTCGGGTTCGTCTGGCAGATCCCCCACAATCTTCCGCTACTGCTTCTGGCGCTCCTCCTTTGAAAAAGTTGAAAACATctgagccctttaacctggGTGCCCCAGATTTTGATGCTATTGAGTTTGTCGACCAACAGATTGCCCCTTATGGTGGGCTTTCTATGGATGATGTGTCCCTTCTTCAGCACCTAGATTTCATTACGAAAAATAGCGTGAAGATGGCACATATGggcgctgatgagcggataattt gtattttctggctgaaattgagggacctgagcaaaaatttgattcagagaccaaaaaggactgcagatgctgttggattctga